Proteins encoded by one window of Corynebacterium amycolatum:
- a CDS encoding VaFE repeat-containing surface-anchored protein, with product MFGRFTNEKRWLALFSFMAVLALFFAKSPIIAHAQEAEDTGETLTIQKILSVPGTVAGVEANGNVRNFGPLIAAFDEAATPYGSHKMGYCIEASVGGDLYDTGRVQNFSQFSRSTDTNNKLRNDFDRYRKLNWIAHHGSPAVGLDELGKAAGVKGRLNVLDANNATQFALWHFSDDIDFSQGIHNPSTKAVYDYLTGPANVGQGTVDGTNRTGYIFNNGEKQDIIVIDNVTPSSGEVPAEPTKPSEPEKPTEPEKPTTPTTPAETTTPSESTKPSEPEKPTTLKPSISTQARLNGNKIVAGAVVKDIVRFTDLVPGKNYRLDATLVDKTNADRILGTGSVEFTPETSSGEQAVMMTVSDDVDEPVSAAVAFEKLTSTEVTADGQDNTDGQPVEIASHEDINDAAQTVHGEKPEQPSTSEETPTSEETTEETTEPSSSETATSETSESEAPTTSESEEQPSSSTTTPNASESTKPAAPTESTEPTDSTESQTTEPTEPTEATEPSKPSEPADTPLEPELRTVAELQGNRIEANAKVIDTVHFEGLVPGKNYTLSGELVNKADGSVIGHGEATFKPTSASGTVTVTLEVSDSVKTPVAEAVVFEHLTSDEVDSTGKESAGQVNEIADHADINDANQTVTGEVPEKPEDTPTEESETPSEETTTPETSSTEPTTSTVPVTPSEDEPSEQPETTQPEEPSETTTPSKSESEKPSKPAHPEKPSKPTKPAQPEKPSKPTKPAQPEKPSKPTKPTKPAQPEKPSKPTKPAQPEKPSKPSKPAQPEKPSKPSKPAQPEKPSKPSKPSHPSTPAQSEDNPAITTTAGIAGKGLIEKGAVVIDTVHFTGLKPGTKYTLTGELMCKETGKSTGARSRLHFVPTASAGTVDVPIIITDADCASQVAFETLTDANGKEVAVHKDINSAEQTVTNGKTPENTPAEQPKGEGEQNTPNDDSSAPTSDAATPNTVINQHSEQYNTNVTVIGGTGQDKQKNHGKPLAPNSERRAISSVPSGPTGLATHALPTVATN from the coding sequence ATGTTCGGTCGTTTTACAAACGAGAAGCGCTGGTTGGCGCTTTTTAGCTTCATGGCTGTGCTCGCTCTTTTCTTCGCTAAATCTCCAATAATTGCGCATGCGCAGGAGGCAGAAGACACTGGCGAAACCCTGACGATTCAGAAGATTTTGAGTGTTCCTGGAACCGTTGCGGGTGTTGAAGCCAATGGAAATGTCCGTAATTTTGGGCCACTCATCGCGGCATTTGACGAGGCCGCAACTCCATATGGTAGCCACAAAATGGGTTACTGCATTGAGGCCAGCGTCGGCGGTGATCTTTATGACACCGGTCGTGTGCAGAACTTCAGTCAGTTTTCGCGCAGTACAGATACCAATAACAAGCTGCGGAACGACTTTGACCGATACCGGAAGCTCAACTGGATTGCGCACCACGGTTCGCCAGCTGTTGGTTTGGATGAACTGGGGAAGGCAGCTGGAGTTAAAGGACGCCTGAATGTGCTGGATGCCAATAACGCAACTCAGTTCGCTCTGTGGCACTTCTCCGATGACATTGACTTCTCCCAGGGCATTCACAACCCATCGACGAAGGCTGTCTACGACTACCTGACTGGTCCGGCTAACGTCGGTCAGGGCACCGTCGACGGTACGAACCGCACTGGCTACATTTTCAACAATGGTGAGAAGCAAGACATCATTGTGATTGACAATGTCACTCCGTCTTCCGGTGAGGTTCCAGCTGAGCCGACGAAGCCATCTGAGCCAGAAAAGCCAACCGAGCCAGAGAAGCCGACTACTCCGACCACGCCTGCTGAGACCACGACTCCGTCCGAGTCGACCAAGCCGTCTGAGCCGGAGAAGCCGACCACGCTAAAGCCGTCGATTTCCACTCAGGCTCGCCTGAACGGCAACAAGATCGTTGCGGGCGCTGTGGTTAAGGACATCGTGAGGTTCACCGACCTGGTGCCGGGTAAGAACTACCGCCTGGACGCCACCCTGGTGGACAAGACCAATGCTGACCGCATTCTGGGCACCGGCAGCGTCGAGTTCACTCCGGAGACCTCTTCGGGTGAGCAGGCTGTCATGATGACCGTCTCCGATGATGTGGATGAGCCGGTTTCCGCTGCTGTTGCATTTGAAAAGCTGACTTCGACAGAGGTCACCGCCGATGGCCAGGACAACACTGATGGTCAGCCGGTAGAAATCGCTTCCCACGAGGACATTAACGACGCAGCTCAGACCGTTCACGGCGAAAAGCCAGAGCAGCCGTCGACCTCCGAAGAGACTCCGACGAGCGAGGAGACAACCGAGGAGACAACGGAGCCGTCGTCCAGCGAGACCGCTACCTCTGAGACCAGCGAATCTGAGGCTCCGACGACGTCGGAAAGCGAAGAGCAGCCGAGCTCTTCGACGACTACTCCTAACGCCTCCGAGTCCACGAAGCCGGCTGCCCCGACGGAGTCGACCGAGCCGACTGACAGCACTGAGTCGCAGACCACGGAGCCGACCGAGCCGACTGAGGCCACCGAACCGTCTAAGCCGAGCGAGCCCGCTGATACACCGCTGGAGCCGGAGCTGCGCACGGTAGCCGAGCTTCAGGGCAACCGCATTGAGGCCAATGCCAAGGTCATCGACACCGTACATTTCGAGGGTCTGGTGCCTGGTAAGAATTACACCCTGTCCGGTGAACTGGTTAACAAGGCTGATGGCTCTGTGATTGGTCATGGCGAGGCGACGTTCAAGCCGACTTCCGCAAGCGGTACGGTGACTGTCACTCTCGAGGTGTCTGACTCTGTTAAGACTCCTGTTGCTGAGGCTGTCGTATTCGAGCACCTGACCTCTGATGAGGTTGACTCGACTGGTAAAGAAAGCGCTGGTCAGGTCAATGAGATCGCTGACCACGCAGATATCAACGACGCAAACCAGACCGTGACTGGCGAGGTTCCGGAGAAGCCGGAAGACACCCCGACTGAGGAAAGCGAAACTCCGTCCGAGGAAACGACCACACCGGAAACCAGCTCGACTGAGCCGACCACGTCCACCGTTCCGGTAACTCCGAGCGAGGATGAGCCTTCCGAGCAGCCAGAGACGACACAGCCGGAAGAGCCGTCTGAGACGACAACTCCGTCTAAGTCTGAGTCCGAGAAGCCGTCCAAGCCGGCTCACCCGGAGAAGCCGAGCAAGCCGACTAAGCCTGCCCAGCCGGAGAAGCCGAGCAAGCCGACTAAGCCTGCCCAGCCGGAGAAGCCGAGCAAGCCGACTAAGCCGACGAAGCCTGCCCAGCCGGAAAAGCCAAGCAAGCCGACTAAGCCTGCTCAGCCAGAGAAGCCGAGCAAGCCGTCCAAGCCTGCCCAGCCAGAGAAGCCGAGCAAGCCGTCCAAGCCTGCCCAGCCAGAGAAGCCGAGCAAGCCGTCCAAGCCAAGCCACCCGAGCACCCCAGCGCAGTCTGAGGACAACCCGGCTATCACGACTACTGCCGGTATTGCTGGCAAGGGTCTGATTGAAAAGGGTGCTGTCGTCATCGACACCGTGCACTTCACTGGCCTGAAGCCGGGCACGAAGTACACCCTGACCGGTGAGTTGATGTGCAAGGAGACGGGCAAGTCCACTGGTGCTAGGAGCCGCCTGCACTTTGTGCCGACGGCATCCGCAGGCACGGTTGATGTTCCGATCATCATCACTGACGCCGATTGCGCTTCTCAGGTTGCATTCGAGACTCTGACCGATGCTAATGGCAAGGAAGTTGCTGTTCACAAGGACATCAACTCTGCGGAGCAGACTGTCACGAATGGCAAGACCCCAGAGAACACGCCTGCTGAGCAGCCCAAGGGTGAGGGCGAGCAGAATACGCCTAACGACGATTCCTCCGCACCCACCAGCGATGCTGCCACCCCGAACACTGTGATTAATCAGCATTCGGAGCAGTACAACACCAACGTCACTGTCATTGGTGGCACTGGCCAGGACAAGCAGAAGAACCATGGAAAGCCGTTGGCTCCGAACTCGGAACGACGTGCAATTAGTTCGGTTCCGTCTGGCCCGACCGGTTTGGCTACTCACGCTCTGCCGACGGTAGCTACGAACTAA
- a CDS encoding aspartate kinase, translating to MALVVQKYGGSSLESAERIRRVAERIVETKKQGNDVVVVCSAMGDTTDELLDLAEQVNPVPPGREMDMLLTAGERISNALVAMAIASFGASARSFTGSQAGVITTERHGNARIVEVTPGRVREALDEGHICLVAGFQGVNRETKDVTTLGRGGSDTTAVALAAALEADVCEIYSDVDGVYTADPRIVPNAQRLDNISFEEMLEMAAVGAKILQLRSVEYARAFNVPLRVRSSYSNELGTLVDGSMEDIPMEEAVLTGVAHDRSEAKVTVLGIPDDPGQAAKMFRAVADAEINIDMVLQNVSTIADNRTDITFTCPREDAPKAMALLKKLQADNDWNDVLYDDHVGKVSLVGAGMKSHPGVTATFCEALADEGVNIDLISTSEIRISVLVNDQDVDKSVKALHDAFNLGGDTEAVVYAGTGR from the coding sequence ATGGCACTGGTTGTGCAGAAGTACGGTGGTTCATCCCTGGAGAGCGCCGAACGCATTCGTCGTGTTGCAGAACGAATTGTGGAAACCAAAAAGCAGGGCAATGACGTCGTGGTTGTCTGCTCGGCAATGGGCGACACCACCGATGAGCTTCTGGACCTCGCTGAGCAGGTCAATCCGGTCCCGCCGGGACGCGAGATGGATATGCTCCTGACCGCCGGTGAGCGTATTTCCAATGCGCTGGTCGCTATGGCGATTGCAAGCTTCGGTGCCTCGGCTCGGTCTTTCACCGGTTCGCAGGCCGGCGTGATCACTACGGAACGCCACGGTAACGCCCGCATTGTCGAGGTCACTCCGGGGCGTGTCCGTGAGGCTCTCGATGAGGGCCATATTTGTCTGGTGGCCGGTTTCCAGGGCGTGAACCGCGAGACTAAGGACGTCACTACGCTGGGTCGTGGTGGCTCGGATACCACTGCGGTCGCTCTCGCGGCAGCTTTGGAGGCAGACGTCTGCGAGATTTACTCCGATGTGGATGGCGTGTACACAGCGGATCCGCGCATTGTGCCGAATGCACAGCGTTTGGACAACATTTCCTTCGAGGAGATGCTGGAGATGGCCGCGGTCGGCGCGAAGATTTTGCAGCTGCGAAGTGTCGAATACGCCCGCGCGTTTAACGTCCCGTTGCGTGTGCGTTCGTCGTATAGCAATGAACTTGGCACCCTTGTTGATGGATCGATGGAGGATATCCCTATGGAAGAAGCAGTGTTGACCGGTGTGGCGCATGACCGCTCCGAGGCGAAGGTGACCGTGCTGGGCATTCCGGATGATCCGGGCCAGGCGGCGAAGATGTTCCGTGCTGTTGCGGATGCGGAGATCAACATCGATATGGTGCTGCAGAACGTCTCTACCATCGCGGATAACCGCACTGACATTACTTTCACCTGCCCGCGCGAGGACGCTCCGAAGGCGATGGCGTTGCTGAAGAAGCTGCAGGCTGACAATGACTGGAATGACGTGCTTTACGACGATCACGTGGGCAAGGTCTCCTTGGTCGGTGCTGGCATGAAGTCCCACCCGGGTGTGACTGCGACGTTCTGTGAGGCGCTCGCTGATGAGGGTGTGAATATCGACCTGATTTCCACTTCTGAGATTCGTATCTCGGTGCTGGTTAATGACCAGGATGTCGATAAGTCTGTGAAGGCTCTGCACGACGCTTTCAATCTCGGTGGCGACACTGAGGCTGTTGTTTACGCTGGTACGGGACGTTAA
- a CDS encoding DMT family transporter: protein MNNDLLAAILALLSALSIAWGTVIRHNLSGTLEEGTSTLRGVAKTLKLPRWWLGSGLAIAGYVFQVAALAFGTLLLVQPLLVMKLMLTLPLAAKVNGRRISRSEMIWSVALTFAVATLVLLGKPTAGSTDVPTYLWGWALAAGGVVTCGLYAAAVQWPNTDTGSGSNAGSGSNTSDSPAIADRSSTDNSTGSTSDTKQRGVLRQNPKALLLGTATGWLYGFVALLSKSVVDTYVNGGLVQLLLSWELWLLVALAVIGVGLQQAAFNAGPLQASLPAMTVVEPIVAFSLGYIVLGERFQAVGVQWVALFIALATMISATIALAARPAEATATASTSAPSTAKADANTANADTTSSANTTTDSTDAAAR from the coding sequence GTGAACAATGACCTTCTCGCTGCGATACTGGCACTGCTGTCCGCGCTCAGCATCGCGTGGGGAACCGTCATCCGCCACAACCTCTCCGGAACACTGGAAGAGGGCACCAGCACACTTCGCGGAGTGGCGAAGACCCTGAAACTGCCGCGCTGGTGGTTGGGCTCGGGCCTGGCGATTGCCGGGTATGTATTTCAGGTCGCGGCGTTGGCATTTGGCACGTTGCTCCTGGTGCAGCCGTTGTTGGTCATGAAGCTGATGCTCACGCTCCCGCTGGCGGCGAAGGTCAATGGTCGGCGGATTTCGCGGTCAGAGATGATTTGGTCCGTGGCGCTTACTTTTGCGGTGGCGACGCTGGTGTTGCTCGGCAAGCCGACTGCGGGCTCCACCGATGTCCCCACCTACCTGTGGGGATGGGCTCTTGCCGCCGGTGGCGTGGTCACCTGCGGACTGTACGCCGCTGCAGTTCAGTGGCCCAATACCGACACAGGTAGCGGCTCCAACGCAGGTAGCGGCTCCAACACGAGTGACAGCCCAGCCATCGCAGACCGCTCCAGCACCGACAACAGCACAGGTAGCACCTCAGACACGAAACAGCGCGGAGTGCTACGCCAGAACCCGAAGGCCCTGCTGCTCGGCACGGCAACCGGCTGGCTGTACGGCTTCGTCGCGCTGCTGTCTAAGTCGGTGGTCGATACCTATGTCAACGGCGGACTCGTCCAGCTCTTGCTCTCCTGGGAACTCTGGCTGCTGGTGGCACTGGCAGTTATTGGCGTCGGCCTGCAGCAGGCGGCTTTTAACGCGGGACCGTTGCAGGCTTCGCTGCCAGCTATGACCGTCGTGGAGCCGATTGTTGCCTTCAGCTTGGGATACATCGTTCTTGGTGAACGCTTCCAGGCAGTTGGTGTGCAGTGGGTGGCGCTGTTTATCGCACTGGCGACCATGATTTCTGCCACTATTGCCCTGGCGGCTCGGCCGGCAGAAGCCACCGCCACAGCCTCCACAAGCGCCCCAAGCACCGCAAAAGCCGATGCAAACACCGCAAACGCCGACACCACAAGCTCCGCAAACACCACCACAGATTCCACCGATGCCGCAGCGCGGTAA
- a CDS encoding class C sortase, with amino-acid sequence MGRHSHSKRASKPTSKRKSERANDTNASAATNTKAKPQKGKKLNSNTIIALLLIIGGLGVLLYPVVATQWNNFLQARAADEYSKLEKSAPPEVLDTAWNEAHEYNASLGEVNPGDAWTTSDDESSPEYQRYRHYLDVLGETDALGRIVIPSINSDLPIFHGTSEKSLSRGVGHLYGTDFPVGGVGEGEGRHASLSAHTGLQNATLWDNLDKVKKGDAFYIAVAGHKLKYEVHDVAVVKPDETDALRRVPGEDLITLITCTPYGINTHRLLVTGHQVPMDPDEESVFDGSGSQWQWWMWAILAAAAVIIALLIWWLRKLSRDGKGEPEAERESDEAGAVPEAED; translated from the coding sequence ATGGGGCGTCATTCCCATTCCAAGCGGGCATCTAAACCGACATCTAAGCGGAAGTCCGAACGCGCAAACGATACCAACGCCAGCGCCGCAACCAACACCAAAGCAAAGCCCCAAAAGGGCAAGAAGCTCAACTCGAACACCATCATCGCCCTACTGCTAATCATTGGTGGTTTGGGCGTGCTGCTGTACCCGGTTGTCGCAACGCAGTGGAATAACTTCCTGCAGGCCCGCGCCGCAGATGAGTACTCCAAGCTGGAGAAATCCGCTCCTCCTGAGGTCTTGGACACCGCCTGGAACGAGGCCCACGAGTACAACGCCAGCCTCGGCGAGGTCAATCCGGGCGATGCCTGGACCACCTCCGATGACGAGTCTTCCCCGGAGTACCAGCGCTATCGCCACTACCTCGACGTGCTTGGCGAGACCGACGCGCTCGGCCGCATCGTCATCCCGTCCATCAACTCTGACCTGCCCATTTTCCACGGCACGTCGGAAAAATCGCTTTCGCGCGGGGTCGGTCACCTCTACGGCACCGACTTCCCGGTCGGCGGCGTGGGCGAGGGTGAAGGTCGTCACGCGTCGCTGTCGGCGCATACGGGTCTGCAGAATGCGACGCTGTGGGACAACCTCGACAAGGTCAAGAAGGGCGACGCGTTCTACATCGCAGTCGCGGGTCACAAGTTGAAGTATGAGGTCCACGACGTAGCCGTCGTAAAGCCGGATGAAACCGATGCTTTACGACGCGTCCCCGGAGAAGACCTAATCACCCTGATTACGTGCACGCCTTACGGCATTAACACGCACCGCCTGCTGGTGACGGGGCACCAGGTGCCGATGGATCCTGATGAGGAATCCGTGTTCGACGGCAGCGGTTCGCAGTGGCAGTGGTGGATGTGGGCCATCCTGGCAGCAGCGGCGGTGATTATTGCGCTGCTGATTTGGTGGCTGCGGAAGCTCTCGCGCGATGGCAAGGGCGAACCGGAGGCCGAGCGCGAGAGCGACGAGGCGGGCGCAGTGCCGGAGGCGGAGGATTAG
- a CDS encoding YhgE/Pip domain-containing protein: protein MRNVLEIVRNDFRVIRQNTMTGIMVFGLVLIPLLFTCFNVLASWEPFENTEKLKIAVASNDRGHRTDIGAIDLNLGNEVLSKLSRNHDIDWRITDSNDAIDGTKSGDYYAAIVLPENFSTELMTFYVRGTKAPKLTLYTNEKKNALSSIITGKGASGVIQEIDKNFTQVVASVGLGAITSLDEYLDTSDSKQALTRVQNRVDDTAARLRSGAQTARSLSTLVETTVPLVETADSILENAGARMDILRNGSGDGNVAGDLEAAVGNVRGSVSTALDATQASYEGVRDRVNELVDGTQATSGATADTFDAMAAKFGQQADGLTAMRDRLEDTVGAVVPGIAKPGYDHAISDLNTSIARTRGLQESFSAVAADLRGGRDTGSSISQAKDAFTAAIAAVENAKNSYEQNLRPQIDALSEPVSRLSNDIEVIGEDIRGIRGTISGSPVDTLRKTSAATMGLSNRFDDLAARFDEIHNALEEAKDTGDLSRIAAAIGDDPSALAAQLAAPVQVEEDPVFPVKSFGAGMAPFYATLALWIGALLSSVLIRTTVRSRGAQKVGDEVGADEVEAAVDEAQSDEALDDAQSDAAAEVGDDADAEAVEPSDQQINAAQTDDYTRVEKYFGRFATFATVGLVQATLMVLGLQVYVDVDPAHRFLMLLAGWMISLVFMMIVFSFVFTFDNAGKAICVLLLVMQVSAAGGAYPLPLVPQWVQNISPWLPGTYAIDMFRSSIAGIYEADYWKLMFMLALFIIPSLILALGLQRIFEKGINGIKDAIEETKVMATS, encoded by the coding sequence ATGAGAAACGTTCTTGAAATTGTGCGGAACGACTTTCGGGTGATCCGCCAGAACACGATGACCGGCATCATGGTTTTCGGTCTGGTGCTGATTCCGCTGCTGTTCACCTGCTTTAACGTGCTGGCCAGCTGGGAGCCGTTTGAGAACACCGAAAAGCTGAAGATTGCGGTCGCCAGTAATGACCGTGGTCATCGCACGGATATCGGTGCGATTGACCTCAACTTGGGCAATGAGGTGCTGTCGAAGCTGAGCCGTAATCACGACATTGACTGGCGGATTACGGATTCCAATGACGCCATCGATGGCACCAAGTCCGGTGACTACTACGCGGCAATCGTGCTTCCGGAGAACTTCAGTACCGAACTGATGACCTTCTACGTCCGCGGTACCAAGGCGCCGAAGCTGACGCTCTATACGAATGAGAAGAAGAACGCGCTGTCGTCGATCATTACGGGCAAGGGCGCAAGTGGCGTTATTCAGGAGATCGATAAGAACTTCACGCAGGTCGTCGCCAGCGTTGGTTTGGGCGCAATCACCTCGCTGGATGAGTACCTGGACACCTCCGACTCCAAGCAGGCGCTGACGCGCGTGCAAAACCGCGTTGATGACACCGCCGCGCGACTGCGTTCTGGCGCGCAGACTGCTCGTTCGCTGTCCACGCTGGTGGAGACCACCGTGCCACTGGTGGAGACTGCGGATTCCATCTTGGAAAACGCTGGTGCGCGGATGGATATTCTGCGCAATGGTTCGGGTGACGGCAACGTCGCCGGCGATCTGGAGGCCGCGGTCGGCAATGTCCGCGGCTCGGTTAGCACGGCGCTCGACGCAACGCAGGCGAGCTACGAAGGCGTGCGCGACCGGGTCAACGAGCTTGTCGACGGCACCCAGGCCACCAGCGGCGCGACCGCGGATACCTTTGATGCGATGGCGGCCAAGTTCGGCCAGCAGGCCGATGGTCTGACTGCGATGCGCGACCGCCTGGAAGACACTGTTGGGGCAGTGGTTCCGGGTATCGCGAAGCCGGGCTATGACCATGCAATCTCCGACTTGAACACCTCGATTGCTCGCACCCGTGGGCTGCAGGAGAGTTTCTCTGCCGTGGCAGCGGATTTGCGTGGTGGTCGGGATACGGGATCGTCGATAAGCCAGGCGAAGGACGCTTTCACGGCTGCGATTGCCGCTGTGGAAAATGCCAAGAACTCCTACGAGCAGAACCTGCGCCCGCAGATCGACGCACTGTCGGAACCGGTGTCGCGACTGAGCAATGACATCGAGGTCATTGGCGAGGACATTCGCGGCATTCGCGGTACGATTTCCGGCTCGCCGGTGGATACGCTGCGTAAGACCAGCGCTGCCACGATGGGCTTGAGCAACCGCTTCGATGATCTGGCCGCTCGTTTCGACGAGATCCACAACGCGCTGGAAGAGGCGAAGGACACCGGTGATCTCTCGCGCATTGCCGCGGCCATCGGTGACGACCCCAGTGCCCTGGCAGCGCAGTTGGCCGCGCCGGTGCAGGTCGAGGAAGACCCCGTCTTCCCAGTCAAGAGCTTCGGTGCGGGCATGGCGCCGTTCTATGCGACACTCGCACTGTGGATCGGTGCGCTGCTGTCGTCGGTGCTGATTCGCACCACGGTGCGTAGCCGCGGCGCTCAGAAGGTCGGCGATGAGGTCGGTGCTGATGAGGTCGAGGCCGCGGTCGATGAGGCGCAGAGCGATGAAGCGCTCGATGATGCGCAGAGCGATGCAGCCGCTGAGGTCGGCGATGATGCTGACGCCGAGGCCGTCGAGCCCAGCGACCAGCAAATCAACGCTGCCCAGACCGATGACTACACCCGCGTCGAGAAGTACTTCGGCCGGTTCGCCACCTTCGCCACCGTTGGCTTGGTTCAGGCCACGCTGATGGTGTTGGGACTCCAGGTGTACGTGGACGTCGATCCCGCACACCGATTCCTGATGCTGCTGGCCGGCTGGATGATCTCGCTGGTGTTCATGATGATCGTCTTCTCGTTCGTCTTCACCTTCGACAACGCCGGCAAGGCCATCTGCGTGCTGTTGCTGGTGATGCAGGTCTCGGCCGCAGGTGGCGCGTATCCGCTGCCTCTGGTGCCGCAGTGGGTCCAGAACATTAGCCCGTGGCTGCCGGGTACCTACGCGATTGATATGTTCCGCAGCTCCATCGCCGGTATTTACGAGGCCGACTACTGGAAGCTGATGTTCATGTTGGCGCTGTTCATCATCCCGTCGCTGATCCTGGCGCTGGGCCTCCAGCGCATCTTTGAAAAGGGAATCAACGGCATCAAGGACGCAATCGAGGAGACGAAGGTGATGGCCACCTCGTAA
- a CDS encoding aspartate-semialdehyde dehydrogenase — translation MTTIAVVGATGQVGRVMRTLLAERNFPADKVRFFASARSAGKELEFRGEKIVVEDVAATSDEDLKGIDVAVFSAGGTLSKEQAPRFAAAGAVVVDNSSAWRKDPEVPLVVSEVNPDALQDIPKGIVANPNCTTMAAMPVLKPLHDEAGLQRLRVSSYQAVSGSGLAGVNTLAGQVRENIDNLEKLTTDGSALVAEDFGPYVAPIAFNALPMAGNFVDDGSLETDEEQKLRNESRKILSIPELAVAGTCVRVPVFTGHTLVIHAEFENALSVEKATELLESAPGVKVVDVPNPLAAAGVDESLVGRIRVDQSVPEGRGLVLVVSGDNLRKGAALNTIQIAELLVADQ, via the coding sequence ATGACCACAATTGCTGTTGTTGGTGCCACTGGCCAGGTTGGCCGTGTGATGCGCACTCTGCTGGCGGAGCGTAACTTCCCGGCAGATAAGGTTCGTTTCTTCGCTTCTGCTCGTAGTGCGGGCAAGGAGTTGGAGTTCCGCGGCGAGAAGATTGTTGTCGAGGATGTCGCGGCTACTTCGGATGAGGATCTGAAGGGCATTGATGTCGCGGTGTTCTCCGCTGGCGGTACGCTGTCGAAGGAGCAGGCTCCGCGTTTTGCGGCTGCTGGCGCTGTTGTTGTTGATAACTCGTCGGCGTGGCGTAAGGATCCGGAGGTCCCGCTGGTGGTCTCCGAGGTCAACCCGGATGCTTTGCAGGACATTCCGAAGGGCATTGTCGCGAATCCGAACTGCACCACGATGGCTGCGATGCCGGTTCTCAAGCCGCTTCACGACGAGGCCGGGTTGCAGCGTCTGCGTGTGTCCTCCTATCAGGCGGTCTCGGGTTCGGGCCTTGCTGGTGTGAATACTTTGGCTGGTCAAGTGCGCGAGAACATCGACAATCTGGAGAAGCTGACCACTGATGGTTCGGCTCTGGTTGCGGAGGACTTTGGTCCGTACGTCGCACCGATTGCTTTCAACGCGTTGCCGATGGCCGGCAACTTTGTTGATGACGGTTCGCTGGAGACCGATGAGGAGCAGAAGCTCCGTAATGAGTCCCGCAAGATTTTGTCTATCCCTGAGCTGGCTGTTGCTGGTACTTGTGTGCGTGTTCCGGTTTTCACTGGCCACACGCTGGTAATCCACGCTGAGTTTGAGAATGCTCTGTCGGTGGAGAAGGCAACTGAGTTGCTGGAGTCTGCGCCTGGTGTGAAGGTCGTCGACGTTCCGAATCCGCTCGCTGCCGCCGGTGTAGATGAGTCTCTGGTGGGTCGTATCCGTGTCGATCAGTCGGTTCCGGAGGGGCGTGGCCTGGTGCTGGTTGTCTCTGGCGATAATCTGCGTAAGGGCGCTGCTCTGAATACCATCCAGATTGCGGAGTTGTTGGTCGCTGACCAGTAG